In Danio aesculapii chromosome 8, fDanAes4.1, whole genome shotgun sequence, the genomic stretch atatctattgttttatctatttatatcgTACAATCTATTattctgtctatatatctatccattgttctataTATCTTTCATTCtgtctattgttttatttatttattgttttaattgagctatctatcattctgtctatatatctatgtCATTCTCTCTATTGTTCTATCCatatatctatcattctgtctattgttctgtcattctctctacattatctatctatctatttatctatctatctatctatctatctatctatctatctatctatctatctatctatctatctatctttctatctttctatctatctatcgttttattGATCTATCACTTTCATTCTGTCTATCTTTtttatctgttgttctatctatatatttatcattctatctgtcGTTCATTCTATTATTGTTTTATCTATCTTATCGTTTTCTCTGCGTAGCTATGTCGTTCTATCTATATACCATCATTCTAGctattattctatctatctatttatccatctatcattttagctatcgttctatctatcgctCTATCACTCCATCGCTCTTGTTTTATTCTGTCTTTTGATAGATCTATAACGTTATATCTATAATTTTATCCAAATATCTATCCATTGTTcgatatatattgttttatcgatctatctatctattgttctatctatatatccattgTTCTATAAATCTATTAATCTATCGTTCCATCTAAATATCATtctatttgtgtgtatatatatatatatatatatatataaatatatatataaatattccatCTATCTCATTCTGTCTATCGCATTCTATATTATTCTATCTATATAATTGTATCTATTGTTCTATTTGTCTTCATTTTATCGCTCTTGCTctatttatcttgttttatttaGCTCATTCTATCTATTGTGTTATCTATCTAGTTAAAGACACAATTATAAATTCTCCtgtgaaatgttgtttttttttatttcccaggTGATCATGTTCGTATTATGTatccatttttgttttgttgctttgATTACATCGCGTCCTCATTTTTAAGTGTCTCTGAATAGAAACTGATGGATgattaatgtgtgtgtttctttgtgtgtgtcaGGTGGCACAGCAGGTGTGCGGGATGTTCCAGCAGTGTGAACAGGGCAGATTGTCGGAGGTCAGAGAGCAGATCCTTCAACTGAACCAGAAGACGACGAGCAGTGGAAGAGCCAAAGCCACTCCTGCACAAACATCtcaggatgaagatgatgatgacgaGGAGGAAGAGGTGCAGTGTATAtgtgttcagaaaaaaataatcatacattTTTCAGTCTTTTAGACATATTCTATAGACAATATAaagtttacatatatatatatctcaatttATATGCATGTCACTTATACATCTACACTTGTATATAAAATCTACATCTACATCAATATCTTTTGAATGAAGGGAACTGTATGTCTTATCTTTGGCCAGGCATCACTGTAGTCCactattgcagtgtttcccaaccctgttcctggagacacaccaaccgtacacattttgcatgtctcccttatctcttctaatgttctgatgagttgattcaggtgtgattgattagggagaggtttaaaatgtgaactgttggtgtgccttcaggaacaggtttgggaaacactgcactactgTGCTGTGATTAAGCACAATGTTTGTTTTCCTCAGGCTATGGATTGTGAAGGAGGATCAGCGGGAGCTTCAGTCAGTAGTACAACAGTGaatgatcatcatcatcctgaggaggaggaggaagatgacGGATGGACAGTCGTGCGCAGAAAAAAGTGACCAAACTTTCACTAGTAGGATTTATGACATTTAAAGACATTCTAAGGGCTTGTGTCGCTTCTACTTAGGACTTTTCTGCTTTTTCAGCCACTGATATAAAATGGTAGGATCTCCTCAGTCAACCCCATGTCCTACCTCTGGAGCACAGATTGGATGTTGTCCAGGGAAATTCAGGTGCATATACAGTCATATACAGTCATTTATCACAGTTTCTCTGACTTCATCTGAACagtgaatgcatttatttataagcAGTAGGTTAATGCCTGCTCCTCTGTCGCCCCCTTGTGGAACAATAGAATAACATAACTGCAGCAGTGGTGAATATGCTGTTTAACAGGCACACTAAGAGAAAAACCTGCAGTTACAGAGCTTGTTAAATGATTAACATCGCCACTTAAAAATCAAATGTACGTTACtctcacattttaaataaaaaatattgtctgttttcattTGTTGCAATTGAAGATCAGGGTTATTTCAGGAAATATAGCTTTTTTTCTCAAGTTAAAACACtgatattgtgttgtctaaaataaTTACACCATTTGATTTACGTTATGCAACAAAATGCTTTAAATACGGGAGAAATAGCATCAGTGTAATAGAAGAAAACTGAAATAGTTTCACTCAAACGTTTCCCCATAACtcaatattgttattttaagattttagcaGGTTATCAGTAGTTTATAAAAATACTTCATCACATGTTATGGtgaaatattatattgtttttatagtacttacatttttggagtttttgaaagtagtttttatttgttgtgtatTAAATTATGAAGGATTAGTAGGAATAGATTAGTATAATAGATCAATAGAAGATATTGTCTACCAGAACTGATAAGGGTCTCGCATTATTATTTTCCCCCCCAGAGCTGTATATGGACATCattcagtttataaataaaataaataatttatatatatatatatatatatatatatatatatatatatatatatatatatttatatatttatatatttatatatatatatatttatatatatatatatatatatatttatatatatatatatatttatatatatatatatatttatatatatatatatatatttatatatatatatatatatttatatatttatatatatatttatatatttatatatatatatatatatttatatatatatatatatatttatatatttatatatatatatatatttatatatatatatatatttatatatatatatatatatatatatatatatttatatatatatatatatttatatatatatatattaaaatagaagttaaataacattcattacaagttcatttaaaaaaaaagcatctgaAGAGTTTcgcaatttgtgatttttttcagttgaataaattgtccattcatatatttcatcattgaagatttctttaaaatactgtaaaattcttGTCTCATTGAGTAAGACTacaccctaatatatatatatttatatatatatgtatatatattagggtGTAGTCTTACTCAATGAGACaagaattttacagtattttaaagaaatcttcaatgatgaaatatatgaatggacaatttattcaactgaaaaaaatcacaaattgcgAAACTCTtcagatgctttttttttaaaaatcaacttgtaatgaatgttatttaacttctattttaattatatacagtaaaggacatgcaaacgctgctaaatattttgctaatatatgaatggaaaattggGCAGCACGATCGTCTcgcagcaagaaagttgctggttcaagccccactggatcagttggcatttctgtgtggagtttgcatgttctcctcatgttggcgtgggtttcatccgggtgctctggtttcctccacaagtccaaagacttgtataggtgaattgaataaactaaattggtcgtagtgtatgtatgtgaaagtgtatgggtgtttcccagtactgggttgcagctggaggggcatccgagAATTGGACTCCTTCACAcaaattgaacttaaaaaaaaaggtatgtaatgtaatttttggttttaaattttGTAGCAGTTTCACGTTCATCGTCATTGTCGCTTAAAgacctacacaacggtaatagtttgattacattGTTTACATGTCGactacacttcaataatgcgactgaaatATGAAAACTGACTGTgtcttaattttattagtgattaTGATGATTATGGCTTTAaacatatctaaagtgctattccatcgcTTGTTATGAGCCGTGGttagtgtgcgtgtgtatgtggctgcagttgtagcagcCTCTGCTTTTGGACTCGGATAAAAGCAAATGAGTGACGTGCAACTCCGAGTCCAGCCTGTCAGGTGTGCATTGCACTTTATGTGcggttcaaatccaatcctgtcttcagtgctaaattcatTCTCACTCATTATcacaagacaacttttcacctcgataAGAAATCGTGTTGCAATTTAGTGTTGCAAGAACTCATAGCCTGAGGTCTCAttacatccctaatatatatatatatatatatatatatatatcataactGATAATACAGTGGTCTTTTCTAGAACTGTATATGgaaacaaaaaagtaataattatatacaaaaaaaatacaccaCATCATTGTGTTTGAAAG encodes the following:
- the tsr2 gene encoding pre-rRNA-processing protein TSR2 homolog; this encodes MAPLSSSTREVFSEAVRAVLETWPVLQIAVDNGFGGAFSQQKAEWMVDALQQYFTDNDDLQQDEVEDFISELMNNEFDTVVDDGSLPQVAQQVCGMFQQCEQGRLSEVREQILQLNQKTTSSGRAKATPAQTSQDEDDDDEEEEAMDCEGGSAGASVSSTTVNDHHHPEEEEEDDGWTVVRRKK